The Pseudomonas sp. IB20 region TCGAGTACGCCCTGCCAAAACTGGGTTTCATCAGCCTTTTGCGGCTGGAACGGGTCGAGGAAGGACTTGTGCTCGCCCGAGGTGTAGGTGCGACGCTCCACACCGAGCTTCTCCATGGTGCCGACAAAGCCGTAACCGGCCGCCGTCACACCGATGGAGCCAACCAGGCTGGCCTTATCGGCATAGATCTGGTCAGCGGCGCTGGCGATGTAATAGGCACCTGAGGCGCCGAGGTCGGAAATCACCGCGTAAAGCTTGGTATCCGGATGCAATGCGCGCAGACGGCGAATCTCGTCATACACATAGCCCGACTGCACAGGGCTGCCACCCGGGCTGTTGATACGCAGAATAACGCCTTTGACCTTGGGGTCTTCAAACGCGGCGCGCAGGCTGCTGACGATATTGTCGGCACTGGCGGACTCCTTGTCGGCAATCACCCCGCGCACTTCGATCAAGGCGGTGTAGTTGCTGCCACGGGTGGCGCTTTTTTCCATGTCCATCAGCGGGCTGAACAGCGCCAGCATGCCGAGCAGGTAAACAAAGGTCAGCAGCTTGAAGAAAATCCCCCAACGCCGCGAACGACGCTGCTCCTGGACGCCGGCCAGGAGAGTCTTCTCCAGCAGCTTCCAGCTTTTGTCATCACCGCTCTCGGCCTTTTCGGGCGCTTTCCACTCGTCACTCATGCCATTAACCCCAGCAAAGACTTATTGGGCCCGGCTTAGCCAGGCCTGCAGTTCAGAAAAATGATCAATCGTCAGCCTCGGCTCGTACTGCTGCAAGGCCTCGGCAGCCTGGGCGCCGTAGCTGACCGCGACACTGTCCATGCCGGCGTTGCGCGCCATCATCAGGTCAAAGGAGGCGTCGCCCACCATCAAGGCCTGGCGCGGCGCTACGCCGCAGTGCGCCAGGATCTGCTCCAGCATCAGAGGATGGGGTTTGCTGGCGGTTTCATCCGCTGCACGGGTGATGTCGAAATAATCTTCATAACCGTGAGCCTTCAGCACCCGGTCCAGCCCGCGACGGGCCTTACCGGTGGCCACGGCCAGGTGATAACCCTCGGCGCGGAACGCTTCCAGCGACTGCACTACACCGTCGAATAACGGCGAAGGTGTGGCCTCCAGCGCAATGTAGTGGTCAGCGTAATGGTCACGAAAGGTCACCAGTTCAGCGTCGCTGATCTGGGGGTACAAGGTACGTATCGCCTCAGGCAAGCCCAGGCCGATAATGCCTTTCACCGCCAGATCAGTGCACAACGCGAAGCCCGACCGGGTCGAGGCGACATGCATTGATTCAACGATCCGACCAATGGAATCACACAGGGTGCCGTCCCAGTCGAAGATCAGCAGCTTGTAATCAAGGTGCGACACTCAATCGCTCCACGGTCTTGGCCCACATCTCATCGACCGGCGCCTGCAGTTTCAACTCACCGCCATCCGGCAGTGGAACCGTCAGCATGTAGGCATGCAGGAACAGGCGCTTGCCGCCCAGGTCGCGGATTTCCTTGGAGAAATCCTCGTCACCGTATTTGGTATCGCCAGCAATGCAGTGGCCTGCGTGCAAGGTGTGCACGCGAATCTGGTGGGTGCGGCCGGTCACCGGCTTGGCCTCGACCAGGGTGGCGAAATCGCCGAAGCGGCGCAGCACCTTGAACAGGGTCAGGGCTTCTTTGCCCTCCTCGTCCACTTCGACCATGCGTTCGCCGGAGCGCAGGTTGCTCTTCTGCAACGGCGCGCGAACGCTCTTGATCGAACTGGCCCAGTTGCCACGCACCAGCGCCATGTAGCGTTTGTCCACACCATCGCCACGCAGGGCGGTGTGCAGGTGACGCAACATGCTGCGCTTCTTGGCGATCATCAGCAGGCCGGAAGTGTCGCGGTCCAGGCGGTGGACCAGCTCC contains the following coding sequences:
- a CDS encoding S49 family peptidase, producing MSDEWKAPEKAESGDDKSWKLLEKTLLAGVQEQRRSRRWGIFFKLLTFVYLLGMLALFSPLMDMEKSATRGSNYTALIEVRGVIADKESASADNIVSSLRAAFEDPKVKGVILRINSPGGSPVQSGYVYDEIRRLRALHPDTKLYAVISDLGASGAYYIASAADQIYADKASLVGSIGVTAAGYGFVGTMEKLGVERRTYTSGEHKSFLDPFQPQKADETQFWQGVLDTTHRQFIASVKQGRGDRLKDKDHPELFSGLVWSGEQALPLGLIDGLGSASSVARDVIGEKELVDFSVEESPFDRFSKKLGASVAEKLALYMGFQGPTLR
- a CDS encoding HAD-IA family hydrolase, translated to MSHLDYKLLIFDWDGTLCDSIGRIVESMHVASTRSGFALCTDLAVKGIIGLGLPEAIRTLYPQISDAELVTFRDHYADHYIALEATPSPLFDGVVQSLEAFRAEGYHLAVATGKARRGLDRVLKAHGYEDYFDITRAADETASKPHPLMLEQILAHCGVAPRQALMVGDASFDLMMARNAGMDSVAVSYGAQAAEALQQYEPRLTIDHFSELQAWLSRAQ
- the rluC gene encoding 23S rRNA pseudouridine(955/2504/2580) synthase RluC, which translates into the protein MTTTAPQTPSVQLLEVSPEYAGQRIDNFLLARLKGVPKTLIYRILRKGEVRVNKGRIKPEYKLQAGDIVRVPPVRVPERDEPVPLAQGLLQRLEASIVFEDNKLIVINKPCGIAVHGGSGLTFGVIEAFRQLRPDAKELELVHRLDRDTSGLLMIAKKRSMLRHLHTALRGDGVDKRYMALVRGNWASSIKSVRAPLQKSNLRSGERMVEVDEEGKEALTLFKVLRRFGDFATLVEAKPVTGRTHQIRVHTLHAGHCIAGDTKYGDEDFSKEIRDLGGKRLFLHAYMLTVPLPDGGELKLQAPVDEMWAKTVERLSVAP